Proteins from a single region of Maridesulfovibrio bastinii DSM 16055:
- a CDS encoding CGGC domain-containing protein — protein sequence MSKPIRIGIVICDRYRTCAGGKCLRAMRERAGAFSIYADKEIELAGYTTCNGCPGGNIEYLGDEMVKNGVEVIHLATGLLVGYPPCPYIETFKSFLENQYKVKVVVGTHPIPEKYLTMHSRLGSWDGPEWQPVLEAAIADEATRKEYD from the coding sequence ATGAGCAAACCGATAAGAATCGGAATAGTTATCTGTGACCGTTATAGAACCTGCGCCGGTGGTAAATGTCTGCGGGCCATGCGTGAACGTGCCGGGGCTTTCTCAATTTATGCGGATAAAGAGATTGAGCTTGCCGGTTACACTACATGCAATGGATGCCCTGGTGGAAACATTGAATATCTTGGTGATGAGATGGTCAAAAACGGAGTTGAAGTCATTCACCTCGCGACCGGACTTTTAGTAGGATATCCGCCATGCCCATACATTGAGACCTTCAAATCCTTTCTGGAAAACCAGTATAAAGTCAAAGTAGTAGTAGGCACCCATCCTATCCCGGAAAAATACCTGACTATGCATTCCAGACTCGGATCATGGGACGGACCTGAATGGCAACCCGTTCTTGAAGCAGCAATAGCAGACGAAGCTACCCGAAAAGAATACGATTAA
- a CDS encoding FadR/GntR family transcriptional regulator has protein sequence MSSRAYYQYSDAGSRKQSRTEAAVQSIEELIRLNGWKDGEKLPSQRSLADELGFSRPTIREALVSMETKGRLIIQPAKGVFVTEEPSAPAPDNHPGIQLLTTSALSGRESQMYQFRYAIEPAIARLVAINATPAQIEDLSVVVGTMRQSVEEKDHTEFARLDFAFHSQMIEAANNRFFTESISPFLGLFFESQKLPFAHDGNVIDTVSEHEAIMKHLKNKKADGAQRAMEEHIKGVARRAEVKLVI, from the coding sequence ATGTCTTCCAGAGCTTACTACCAGTATAGCGACGCAGGCAGTCGAAAACAGTCAAGGACAGAAGCCGCTGTTCAAAGCATTGAGGAATTGATCCGGCTTAATGGCTGGAAAGACGGTGAGAAACTCCCGTCACAGAGAAGTCTGGCAGACGAATTGGGATTCAGCAGGCCGACCATCCGTGAGGCTCTTGTCTCCATGGAGACAAAAGGACGCCTCATAATTCAGCCTGCGAAAGGAGTTTTTGTTACGGAAGAACCTTCTGCCCCAGCGCCGGACAATCACCCCGGAATACAGCTCCTGACAACATCCGCCCTTTCCGGGCGGGAATCACAGATGTACCAGTTTCGCTATGCTATAGAACCGGCAATAGCCAGACTGGTGGCCATAAATGCCACCCCTGCCCAGATAGAAGATTTAAGCGTTGTTGTCGGAACTATGCGCCAATCCGTTGAAGAAAAAGATCATACTGAATTCGCAAGGCTGGATTTTGCTTTTCATTCCCAGATGATAGAAGCGGCTAACAACAGGTTTTTCACAGAATCCATATCGCCGTTTCTCGGTTTATTTTTTGAAAGCCAGAAACTTCCTTTTGCCCATGACGGAAATGTCATTGATACCGTAAGCGAGCATGAAGCAATAATGAAGCACCTCAAAAACAAAAAGGCCGATGGTGCGCAAAGAGCGATGGAAGAACATATAAAGGGAGTTGCAAGGCGAGCTGAAGTAAAGCTGGTAATATAA
- a CDS encoding nicotinate phosphoribosyltransferase gives MTQFDKRNLSMMMDLYEMTMANGYFTNQIKDQRVAFDVFYRKNPDNGGFSIFAGLEQVLDYIENLHFDSDDIEYFRSMNIFGDDFLNYLSTFKFSGDIYAFPEGTIMYPYEPVLTVIAPCIDAQLVETAVLTQLNHQSLIATKTSRIVKSAKGRGVSDFGARRAHNMDAATYGARAAYIGGASSTSNILAGKQFGIPVSGTMSHSWVMLYENEYEAFKNYALSYPDNCVLLIDTYNVLYSGIRNAIRMAKEVLEPLGKRLKGVRLDSGDLAYLSKIVRAMLDEAGLADCKIFASNSLDEYTIHSILGQGGKIDGFGVGERLITAKSDPVFGAVYKLTAVEEQGKFMPRIKLSESVEKITNPGLKKVFRVYNEEGQAIADLITLADEIIDTEKPYRYVDPEKPWKNRQFSNFKIKELQCQMIKNGKRIYPPKDIEEIRKHVEAQLKNEIWKEEQRFSNPHKHYLDMSPEYYEQKMNILHKMQGL, from the coding sequence ATGACCCAGTTCGATAAACGCAACCTCAGCATGATGATGGATTTGTATGAAATGACCATGGCAAATGGATATTTTACAAATCAGATCAAGGACCAGCGTGTAGCCTTTGATGTTTTTTACAGAAAAAATCCCGATAACGGAGGATTTTCTATTTTTGCAGGACTGGAGCAGGTTCTTGATTATATTGAAAACCTGCATTTCGATTCTGACGATATAGAGTATTTCCGCTCTATGAATATCTTTGGTGATGATTTTCTTAACTACCTCAGCACATTCAAGTTCAGCGGTGATATCTACGCTTTCCCGGAAGGGACAATCATGTATCCCTATGAACCTGTTTTAACGGTCATCGCTCCATGCATTGACGCTCAATTAGTTGAAACAGCTGTTTTGACCCAGCTTAATCACCAGTCGCTCATAGCTACAAAAACAAGCCGCATCGTTAAATCAGCTAAAGGGCGTGGGGTTTCCGATTTCGGTGCAAGAAGGGCTCACAATATGGATGCGGCAACTTATGGAGCACGGGCCGCTTATATCGGCGGGGCCAGCAGCACCTCGAACATACTGGCGGGCAAACAGTTCGGTATACCGGTAAGCGGAACAATGTCGCACAGCTGGGTCATGCTCTACGAGAATGAATATGAAGCATTCAAAAATTATGCTCTGAGCTACCCTGACAACTGTGTTCTGCTTATTGATACATATAATGTTCTCTACTCTGGAATCCGCAACGCTATCCGAATGGCAAAAGAAGTTCTGGAGCCTTTAGGTAAAAGGCTTAAAGGAGTCCGCCTTGATTCAGGTGATCTTGCTTATCTGTCAAAAATAGTTCGGGCCATGCTGGATGAAGCAGGCCTTGCCGACTGTAAAATTTTTGCTTCCAACAGTCTGGACGAATATACCATTCATTCAATTCTGGGACAGGGCGGCAAAATTGACGGATTCGGTGTTGGTGAGAGGCTGATCACAGCCAAAAGCGACCCTGTTTTCGGAGCGGTATACAAGCTTACAGCCGTTGAAGAACAAGGCAAATTCATGCCCAGAATCAAACTTTCCGAATCGGTTGAAAAAATCACCAATCCCGGTCTGAAAAAAGTTTTCAGAGTATATAATGAAGAAGGACAGGCAATAGCAGACCTGATTACGCTGGCAGATGAAATAATCGATACAGAAAAACCGTATCGCTATGTGGACCCGGAAAAACCATGGAAAAATCGCCAGTTCTCAAATTTTAAAATCAAAGAACTGCAATGCCAGATGATAAAAAATGGAAAACGTATTTATCCGCCAAAAGATATTGAAGAGATACGCAAACACGTTGAGGCCCAGCTCAAAAATGAAATCTGGAAAGAAGAACAGCGTTTTTCAAATCCCCATAAACATTATCTGGATATGAGTCCTGAATATTATGAACAAAAAATGAATATCCTGCATAAAATGCAGGGTTTATAA